In Desulfomonile tiedjei DSM 6799, a genomic segment contains:
- a CDS encoding GTPase, translating into MNRTSILDALGHITRFLSEDGAILIDRPTRESLLEKTEKLREKAEKPGEALYVGILGGTGVGKSTLINALAGKQISQSSDRRPYTDRAVVYRHRNTARGLDEIAGLVRDPDALHDSESVRDLILLDLPDFDSTEERNRIVVEKILPFLDAAIWVVTPEKYADSAFYRFLNRTVIHRENFTFILNKSDELIHDDSARPYEKLKEVLGDLAFRLKHDANIELPRLFSVSAAQKFAGDSDPILLQEFSKFRDYLMAERDAKEIASVKTINLLEELRQITREIDSAANPVEKLVLSGALRSLAGENLSKPTQKGLLSIEHEERIAESLFALFVREDDSIVPVTWGMRLLTVGRSFKGESVQVELDRTFEEAARNVGKSRKMLLEKISANVRSELLLSLTHTSGDMVIEPSVVMDDSAARASATFAGEVNSTRSALTGFKATWRKSWQKAVLWFPAFILAIRLAGPEKISLWLDYPTVNGAVQIVLAFLTNIFGPEGLTGLAALMLCELFLIWYLASRRLKSLKRITRRLASRAIDLIDEQFDAAVTQVTSNTTALLERIDHSIHKLDELHTYFSHQLKGAL; encoded by the coding sequence ATGAACCGTACCTCAATTCTGGACGCGTTAGGGCACATTACCCGCTTCCTTTCAGAGGACGGGGCCATACTCATCGACCGGCCTACCCGCGAGTCTCTCCTTGAAAAAACGGAAAAGCTCAGGGAAAAAGCAGAAAAACCGGGCGAAGCACTGTATGTCGGGATTCTTGGCGGTACAGGAGTGGGAAAATCCACACTGATTAATGCTCTTGCAGGGAAACAGATTTCTCAGTCTTCAGACAGAAGACCCTATACTGACCGCGCTGTAGTCTATAGACACCGTAACACTGCACGAGGGTTGGACGAAATAGCAGGGCTCGTGCGCGATCCCGACGCGCTTCACGATTCCGAATCCGTACGGGATCTCATTCTTCTGGATCTGCCCGATTTTGATAGCACTGAAGAGCGAAATCGCATCGTTGTAGAAAAGATCTTGCCATTCCTGGATGCCGCAATCTGGGTCGTGACTCCGGAAAAGTATGCGGATTCTGCTTTTTACAGGTTTTTGAACCGTACAGTCATTCACCGCGAGAATTTCACCTTCATCTTGAACAAATCTGACGAATTGATCCATGACGATTCCGCACGGCCATACGAAAAGCTCAAAGAAGTGCTCGGCGATCTGGCATTTCGTCTGAAACATGATGCAAACATAGAGCTGCCTCGGTTGTTCAGTGTCTCAGCAGCTCAGAAATTCGCGGGGGATTCCGATCCCATCTTATTGCAGGAATTCAGTAAATTTCGTGATTATCTTATGGCCGAACGCGATGCGAAAGAAATCGCATCGGTAAAAACGATCAATCTCCTTGAGGAACTGCGCCAGATCACTCGTGAAATCGATTCGGCAGCAAATCCTGTCGAGAAGCTGGTCTTAAGCGGTGCATTGAGGAGCCTTGCCGGAGAGAATTTAAGCAAACCGACACAGAAAGGTCTCTTATCTATTGAGCACGAAGAGAGAATAGCCGAATCGCTTTTTGCTCTTTTTGTAAGGGAAGATGACTCTATTGTCCCGGTGACATGGGGCATGAGGCTCTTGACCGTGGGTCGCTCATTTAAGGGAGAGTCCGTTCAAGTCGAATTGGACAGAACGTTCGAGGAAGCAGCCCGGAATGTAGGCAAGAGCCGAAAAATGCTTCTGGAAAAGATTTCCGCAAACGTGCGCTCGGAGCTTCTGCTTTCCTTAACCCACACGAGTGGCGACATGGTAATCGAACCGTCTGTTGTAATGGACGATAGTGCTGCTCGGGCATCTGCAACGTTTGCCGGTGAGGTGAATTCCACGCGTTCTGCATTGACAGGTTTCAAGGCCACATGGCGCAAATCTTGGCAAAAGGCAGTTCTGTGGTTTCCGGCGTTCATACTTGCGATCAGACTGGCCGGACCCGAAAAAATCTCACTCTGGCTTGATTATCCCACCGTCAATGGCGCTGTTCAGATCGTCTTGGCTTTCTTGACGAATATCTTCGGTCCCGAAGGATTGACCGGCCTAGCAGCTCTGATGCTATGTGAATTGTTCCTGATCTGGTATTTGGCTTCACGGAGACTGAAGAGCCTGAAAAGGATAACGCGGCGCCTCGCATCCCGGGCGATCGATCTCATAGACGAACAATTCGACGCAGCCGTAACGCAGGTCACGTCAAACACGACGGCTCTCCTGGAGCGGATTGACCACAGCATCCACAAGTTGGATGAGCTACATACCTATTTTTCCCATCAACTCAAAGGCGCGCTTTAG